Within the bacterium genome, the region GGGTTGAGATGTCGTAGATGTTTCGTTTCCGCAGGTTTCTCCTGCGGTTATGTAAAATTTAAACCTTTCAGGTTTGATAAAAAAAGACAGTTAAAAAATGACGAAACTACATTGCTGAATAGTTACAGCAAACTTAACAAAGCAATAGGTTGTTCACCACCTTATTTTCCTTCCTTTGCGTCCTTTGCGAAATCTTCCTTTGCGCTCTTTGCGGTTAAATCTTTATACCTTTAAAAAACTTGAACATCAAGTATAAAAAACGTAACTGTTCAGATGGCAATTTACCGCAGAGACGTAAGAGTTCGCGCAGAAGACATGGAAATAAATCAGATAACAGAAAAGATTATTGAGGACATCATGGTAATACAGCGGTGAACAGTTACTTTTGATGTATATCCCGAACGCTTACCAATTATTATGAAATTAATAATTCTACCTCATTAACCACAGTATCATCAACTTCAGGTAACTGTATGTTTTTTTTTACATCATCATAATTTTTTAAAACATACCTTATTTTTTCTACTAATGAGATTTCATCGCCAACTTTATATTTAATAACACATTGAGGTCTAAGTGGATTTTCACAACCTATTACCGGTATCTTAAGATATAAAGCCTGTAGCACTGAGGAACAGATACCATCACAGTCAGGGGTTCTGAGGTATATCTTTGACCGATTTAATAAAGTTAAAAATTCATCATGAGTCAAATTATTACCTAAAAATATATTCCTTTCTAAATTTAGTGTTTGGACGAGATTTATAGTCTGTTGTGAATAATTAATAGGACCAACGAATATTAGACCTAAATGAGGATAATCTTTAATAATCTCCTTAATACCTCTTAATGTAGCGGGTATATAAAATTGAGGTCTCTCAAAGAGATATGAAGATAATATTGGGTTATGTTGATTGATAAATATCTCTAAGTCTTCTGAAAGTTTTGTCTCTTTATATGATAAATATTGCTTACTAAAGGCTGGGAGTGGTTTAATTTTATCACCTTTTATTCCACATTCTTTAATCTTTTCTTTAATATGTTCATCATTACAAATAATTATCTTTGATAGAGTAAATATAACAAAAAATATTTGTATTGTCAAATAATTTTTGGGGGGGAAATATAATTGTGTTGCTCCACCGTGAAAGGTTAAAATACATCTCCTCAGAAATAAAAGACTAATAAATTCACTAATTAATGTCAGAATAAAACCGTTGATAGACTGTCCATTCATATGTATATGGATTTTATATCCTTTGAGGCAATATTTAAATACTTTAAAAATATAATCAAAACCACTTTGAACATCAAGATACTCATCACTTTTAATTCTTCTACTTTCAGGGCTGATATTCAATATTTGGCATTCATATCCCTTTTCTAAAAGATGTTTCTTAACATATTCTACTCGAACACTCCAGCCAGTTCTTGGAGGGGAATAGGAGACAATCTCCAAAATTTTGGGTTGTTTTTTTCTTGACTGATAGGAAGTTGCTTTTTGGTCATTTTTTGCCTCGCAACATTCTCGCTTTGCTCGAATTTGGATGTTACCTTCTTTTTTGCTCATTATGTAGATATTTTACCAAAAGTTTTATCTTATGTCAACAAAATTTCGTAACCGTTCAGGCTATATATCAAAAGTGTAAGAAAGGGGATAAGGAGATAAGAGTGATATGGAGATAAGATAATAGAAATAGATTGAAATTTATAGAAATAGGTAGAAATTGATTGTGGAAAACAACAAATTTCCATAAATTTCTATTAGTTTCTACTTTTTTAATAATATCTCCCTATCTCCTTAATCTCCACATCTCCTTTTGTTACACCACCTGAACGCTTACAAAATTTATTCCAATCCTTTCTCTGCCAATTCAATCGCATCAATTAAGCATTTAAGTTTATTTTTTGTCTCATAATATTCGGTTTCTGGGTTTGAATCGGCTACAACTCCTCCTCCAGCTTGCAGGTAGGCTTTACCATCTTTAATAACAATAGTTCTAATCGTAATACAGGTATCTAAGTTACCAGAGAAACTAAAATATCCGATACAACCAGCATAAGGTCCCCTTCTATTGGGTTCTAACTCATCAATTATTTCCATTGCCCTGACTTTAGGAGCACCTGTAACTGTTCCTGCCGGAAAACAAGCCCTGATTAAAGTAAAGACATCATATTGAGGTAGAAGTTTTCCTTTTACGGATGTAACAATATGCATCACATGTGAGTATCTTTCTATGATTTTAAATTCAGGCAGGTGAATTGATTTATATTCACAAACCCTACCAATATCATTACGACCGAGGTCAACTAACATAATGTGTTCTGCATTTTCCTTTGGGTCTGCCAATAGCTCTTTAGCATATTCATTATCTGCCTCTTTATTACTGCCTCGAGGTCGGGTCCCGGCAATAGGTCTTGTCTCTACCTCCTCATCCTCTAATCTTACCAAAATCTCTGGCGATGAACCCACAATTGCAACCTCATCATATTTTAGATAATACATATAAGGCGAAGGATTTATCTTTCTTAGTGCACGATAGATAGTTAAAGGGTCACAATAAATCTTACCACTAAACCTTTGAGAAGGGACAACTTGAAATATATCTCCTGCCTTGATGTATTCCTTTGCCTGCCGCACTATTTTCTCATATTCATCTTTAGTAAAGTTAGATTCTAATTGGATTTCGGATTTCGGATTTCGGATTTCGGATTTCGGATTTGGTAAAGGTTGGCGTAATTTAGTGATTATCCCTTCAATTTGTTCCATTGCCTTCTCATAAGATAAAGCCGGGTCATTGTCTATGTGAGCATTTGAGACTACTTTTATTGTTTGAAGGAGGTGGTCAAAGATAATAATCGTATCGGTGATAGCAAAAAATGTATCGGGTAGATTAAGGTCATCTGGATTTTTATCCGGCAAATTCTCAATAAATCTAACATAATCATAACTTAAATAACCCACTGCTCCTCCATAAAATCTTGGTAGCCCATCAACCTTAACTGATTTAAACTGACTCATTAGTTTTTTGAGTTGAATTAATGGGTCTTCACCAACATCAAAAGTTTCCTCTTGACCATCTCTAATAATCACTCCGTTCTTGCCTTTGGATTTAAAAATTATTGAAGGATTTGCACCTAAAAATGAGTATCTGCCCAACTTTTCTCCCTTCTCTACACTTTCTAAAAGATAGGCGTATTTTTCGTTTTGACTGATTTTATAAAATGCAGAAACAGGTGTCTCTAAATCACCGAGAATCTCTTTATAAACGGGTATCAAATTACCCTGATTAGATTTTTGCTTAAATTCCTCTTTTGTTGGATAATACATAAATTTACCCCTTTTGATTAGCCGGATATAATTTTCGATAAAAGCAGCTTCGCTCGCCAGTATGGCAAGCCACATTACCTATTTGTTCTACTTTAACCAATAAGGTATCCTCATCACAATCATACCAGATTTCTTTAACTAATTGAAAATGACCGGAGGTTTCTCCTTTTAACCAGAGTGATTGTCTTGACCTGCTCCAGAAATGTGTTTTACCTGTTTCTATGGTCTTCTGTAATGATTCTTTATTCATATAAGCAAGCATTAAAATGTCCTTTGTCGCCTCATCCTGAATTATTGCCGGGATTAATCCACGGTCATCAAATTTTAATTCCATTTATTTACCTCCATTAGTTTGGTAAATGGTAACTGGTGAATGGTAATTAGTTACCATTTAACCGATTATTTACTTTATAATTTCGTGAAGCCCTAATAGATTTTACATTTATTTTCACATATTGTCAACAAAAATTATTAAGAAAATCAATAAATTTGTCGATATATATAGTTAAGGAGAGGGAAATCTAAAATGGGTAAAGTAAAAAATATTGAAGATAACAACAACTTATTCAAAAAGGTTATTTATGTCATTTCTCTTGCATTTGTGTTGATAATATTAAATTCTTATTCTCAGGAAATAGGTGCACTTCGAACCACAGGAGAGAATATCTCAAATCATATCCTTAAGAATGAAGAAAATACCATTCCTATCTACATAAGTAAATTCTGGAAAAAACTAACAGTAGATGAAATACCAAATAATGGCGAAAAATATAATTGCACCGCCACTATCCAGATGCTTTATGCAGTCTGGTTTAAAAAACTATCTACAGAATTAGGTTATACAAGTGTAAATGAGATGCTGGATTATTCATTACGGGTTACCAGAATTAAAGAAATAATGGATACTACTATTCAATCATGGAATCAGACTCCAGACATTTTCCCTGAAGTTTCCCCTGAAATTTATCAGATATTAAATTCAAGTTGGTATGACAAATTGGGTGAGTATGATGCCATAGATAAATTTCTAATAGAGATTGGGTTAATTGATGATAGTGATTGGAAATCATCCACCTGGGAAGTAGTTGAATTGATGTTAAATAACGGCTATGCCTTATATCAAAAACAAGACCTAACTGGGAAAAAGGCAATAGACCTCTGGAAGGAGAAAAAAGATTATCTACCATTAGATGAAAATGCAATTAATTTAGTCTTACCAGGAGATATACTTACCGGCAAGTACTATGCTACTCATTATCCAGAAAAATATACGACTCATTTAACCGTATATTTAGGAATAAGAACG harbors:
- a CDS encoding glycosyltransferase, whose translation is MSKKEGNIQIRAKRECCEAKNDQKATSYQSRKKQPKILEIVSYSPPRTGWSVRVEYVKKHLLEKGYECQILNISPESRRIKSDEYLDVQSGFDYIFKVFKYCLKGYKIHIHMNGQSINGFILTLISEFISLLFLRRCILTFHGGATQLYFPPKNYLTIQIFFVIFTLSKIIICNDEHIKEKIKECGIKGDKIKPLPAFSKQYLSYKETKLSEDLEIFINQHNPILSSYLFERPQFYIPATLRGIKEIIKDYPHLGLIFVGPINYSQQTINLVQTLNLERNIFLGNNLTHDEFLTLLNRSKIYLRTPDCDGICSSVLQALYLKIPVIGCENPLRPQCVIKYKVGDEISLVEKIRYVLKNYDDVKKNIQLPEVDDTVVNEVELLIS
- the trpE gene encoding anthranilate synthase component I, with the protein product MYYPTKEEFKQKSNQGNLIPVYKEILGDLETPVSAFYKISQNEKYAYLLESVEKGEKLGRYSFLGANPSIIFKSKGKNGVIIRDGQEETFDVGEDPLIQLKKLMSQFKSVKVDGLPRFYGGAVGYLSYDYVRFIENLPDKNPDDLNLPDTFFAITDTIIIFDHLLQTIKVVSNAHIDNDPALSYEKAMEQIEGIITKLRQPLPNPKSEIRNPKSEIQLESNFTKDEYEKIVRQAKEYIKAGDIFQVVPSQRFSGKIYCDPLTIYRALRKINPSPYMYYLKYDEVAIVGSSPEILVRLEDEEVETRPIAGTRPRGSNKEADNEYAKELLADPKENAEHIMLVDLGRNDIGRVCEYKSIHLPEFKIIERYSHVMHIVTSVKGKLLPQYDVFTLIRACFPAGTVTGAPKVRAMEIIDELEPNRRGPYAGCIGYFSFSGNLDTCITIRTIVIKDGKAYLQAGGGVVADSNPETEYYETKNKLKCLIDAIELAEKGLE